The proteins below come from a single Gossypium raimondii isolate GPD5lz chromosome 2, ASM2569854v1, whole genome shotgun sequence genomic window:
- the LOC105788274 gene encoding protein LURP-one-related 17 has product MRNMFIFLKSLSRSVHGDEEPQEQPELSKTDGGSNDDDLCTSLTVWRKSLLISCNGFTVIDSNGNLVYRVDNYMGGRTKELVLMDGKGNSILTMRRCKNLRLVDTWVIYGGEVGDHCTSEKPIFYVKKCINILHTNKSNVLAYVYRPPSDKRYAYTIEGSYSHRSCKVVNEKKRVVAEIKRKDATSGGICFGLDVFVLIIKAGFDPGFAMALVLLLDQMFS; this is encoded by the exons ATGAGAAACATGTTCATTTTCTTGAAATCCTTATCAAGATCAGTACATGGTGATGAAGAACCACAAGAACAGCCCGAGTTATCCAAAACCGACGGCGGCAGCAATGACGATGATCTTTGCACATCGCTAACGGTGTGGAGAAAATCATTGTTGATTAGCTGTAACGGATTCACTGTGATTGATTCTAATGGAAATCTAGTTTATCGAGTTGATAACTACATGGGAGGACGCACCAAGGAACTCGTTCTTATGGACGGTAAAGGGAATTCCATTCTCACAATGAGACGTTGTAAg AATCTAAGATTAGTCGATACATGGGTTATCTATGGAGGGGAAGTAGGTGATCATTGTACATCAGAGAAGCCAATTTTCTATGTGAAGAAGTGCATTAACATTTTGCACACCAACAAATCTAATGTGTTAGCATATGTATACCGTCCGCCGTCGGATAAACGGTATGCGTATACGATCGAAGGATCGTATTCGCATAGATCGTGCAAAGTGGTTAATGAGAAAAAAAGAGTGGTGGCGGAGATCAAGAGAAAAGATGCAACAAGTGGAGGTATTTGTTTTGGATTAGATGTTTTTGTGTTGATTATAAAAGCAGGATTTGATCCTGGATTTGCAATGGCTCTGGTTCTTTTGTTGGATCAAATGttctcttaa